In Paraburkholderia terrae, a genomic segment contains:
- a CDS encoding acyl-CoA dehydrogenase family protein — protein sequence MSTIPAAQHDALSGADDAELDARFAPIFEGIAAGSIEREQNRELAYDAVRWLKEAGFTALRVPKRYGGSGATLPQFFRLLTRLGEADSNLPQILRLNSGFIESRLESDDEALRERWLPKIAAGETVGAAISERTASTHNSVTLAADKSGNGWWLNGEKYYSTGTLYADWIDVAAHDGADDVRVVVRADAPGVARIDDWDGFGQRLTASGTTRFDSVYVSDDQLLVRYKASEPRRNTSLTAFYQTVHLATLTGIARAVLRDGVAFAQSHTRTFGVPGRSSPRDNPLVHRVVGRLASLAYSAESITASVARSLENAYQARLAGRANTDTYIALDIEAYQAQQIVIEQVLEAATLVFEVGGASATSETRRLDRHWRNARVLASHNPAIQREAAVGNFHLNGAASNERFSLAHSPSELGRVATDSAIAVNG from the coding sequence ATGAGCACCATTCCCGCCGCCCAGCACGATGCCCTCAGCGGTGCCGACGACGCGGAGCTTGACGCGCGCTTCGCGCCCATATTCGAGGGGATTGCAGCTGGCAGCATCGAGCGCGAGCAGAATCGGGAACTCGCCTACGATGCAGTGCGCTGGCTGAAAGAAGCAGGGTTCACCGCATTGCGAGTGCCAAAGCGCTATGGCGGTAGCGGCGCGACCTTGCCGCAGTTCTTTCGTCTTTTGACGCGCCTCGGCGAGGCCGATTCGAATCTGCCGCAGATCTTGCGGCTGAATTCGGGCTTTATCGAAAGCCGGCTCGAAAGCGACGACGAAGCGCTGCGCGAGCGCTGGCTCCCGAAGATCGCGGCGGGTGAGACCGTCGGTGCCGCGATATCCGAGCGCACCGCGAGCACGCACAATAGCGTCACGCTGGCGGCCGACAAGAGCGGCAACGGCTGGTGGTTGAACGGCGAGAAGTACTACAGCACGGGCACGCTCTACGCGGACTGGATCGACGTCGCCGCGCACGACGGCGCCGACGACGTGCGCGTGGTAGTGCGCGCCGATGCGCCTGGTGTCGCGCGCATCGACGATTGGGACGGCTTCGGCCAGCGATTGACCGCGAGCGGCACGACGCGCTTCGACTCGGTCTATGTGAGCGACGATCAGCTACTGGTGCGCTACAAGGCGTCGGAGCCGCGTCGCAATACCTCCCTGACGGCTTTCTATCAGACAGTCCATCTCGCGACGCTGACAGGCATCGCGCGCGCGGTGCTGCGCGACGGCGTTGCGTTCGCGCAGTCGCACACGCGTACGTTCGGCGTGCCCGGTCGTTCGAGCCCGCGCGACAACCCGCTCGTGCATCGTGTAGTGGGGCGGCTGGCCAGCCTCGCGTATTCGGCTGAGAGCATTACGGCATCGGTGGCGCGCTCGCTCGAAAATGCGTATCAGGCGAGACTCGCGGGCCGCGCGAATACGGATACTTATATCGCGCTCGATATCGAAGCCTACCAGGCGCAGCAGATCGTGATCGAACAGGTGCTGGAGGCGGCCACGCTCGTATTCGAAGTGGGTGGAGCCTCAGCGACGAGCGAGACGCGCCGGCTCGATCGTCACTGGCGCAATGCGCGTGTGCTCGCGTCGCATAATCCCGCGATCCAGCGCGAAGCGGCCGTGGGCAACTTTCATCTGAACGGCGCGGCGTCCAACGAGCGCTTCAGTCTCGCGCATTCGCCCAGCGAACTGGGGCGTGTTGCGACGGACAGTGCGATTGCCGTCAATGGATAA
- a CDS encoding ABC transporter permease, with protein MSTLSVESKRGAWHAIGEYASAAAPRALRGSIAIVAFIALWEVLPRAGWVDATFLPPFSTVLRALFDMIVSGELGVHLLASAARAATGFAIAVAVGVPLGLFIGWYRTLADVLNPLLELFRNTAPLALLPVFVLVLGMGETSKVSMVIYSCLWPVLLNTVTGVRNVDPMLIRSARSMGLKPVQLFLKVVLPASVPAVFTGIRVAGAYSILVLIAAEMVGAKAGLGYLVNYSQFTFEIPKMYAGIVTLAVLGLAFNQAVVAAERRLTAWRGED; from the coding sequence ATGAGTACTTTGTCTGTCGAGTCCAAGCGCGGCGCGTGGCATGCAATCGGCGAGTACGCTTCGGCGGCGGCGCCTCGCGCGTTGCGTGGCAGTATCGCCATCGTCGCGTTCATTGCGCTTTGGGAAGTGTTGCCGCGCGCAGGATGGGTCGACGCGACGTTCTTGCCGCCGTTCTCGACGGTCTTGCGCGCGTTGTTCGATATGATCGTTTCGGGCGAACTGGGGGTGCATCTGCTTGCCAGCGCGGCGCGGGCGGCAACGGGGTTCGCGATCGCGGTTGCCGTCGGGGTGCCGCTGGGGTTGTTTATCGGCTGGTATCGCACGCTTGCAGATGTGCTTAACCCGTTACTGGAACTCTTTCGCAACACCGCACCGCTCGCACTGCTGCCCGTGTTCGTGCTGGTGCTCGGGATGGGCGAGACGTCGAAGGTCTCGATGGTCATTTATTCGTGCCTCTGGCCCGTGCTGCTCAATACCGTCACAGGCGTACGCAACGTCGATCCGATGCTGATCCGCTCCGCACGGTCGATGGGACTCAAGCCCGTGCAACTGTTTCTGAAAGTCGTACTGCCTGCGTCGGTACCCGCCGTGTTCACGGGTATCCGCGTGGCGGGCGCCTATTCGATTCTGGTGCTGATTGCGGCAGAAATGGTGGGCGCGAAGGCGGGGCTTGGCTATCTCGTGAACTACTCGCAATTCACGTTCGAAATCCCGAAGATGTATGCGGGCATCGTCACGCTCGCGGTGTTGGGACTCGCGTTTAATCAAGCTGTGGTTGCTGCCGAGCGGCGTCTGACGGCATGGCGGGGCGAAGACTGA
- a CDS encoding TauD/TfdA dioxygenase family protein, translated as MSTVLDQPQSHVDAHQELRVRRYKPLVGAVIENVDLSKPLSDDNHQTLRQALVDHGVIFFREQTLTPKQHVALARIFGNPIRKNIYLPAVAGFPEIEVIAHSDKTRSGGTDNWHVDVSWQHQPPKATVLHAQEIPEGGGGDTIWSSSAAVYDLLDADLARYFEKLTAVNTFIASPKKDALSELLSGYDIPEGTQEDSVEAGLARVRDAAQKYPPIEVPVIKTHPENGRKLVFVNEGHTSHLLGVSKTASQSLLNYLYDLIKTPEVQARFEWRAGDVAIWDNRQVQHYAARDYGSAKRRIHRITLEHDGVF; from the coding sequence ATGAGCACAGTGCTGGATCAGCCGCAATCACACGTCGATGCCCATCAGGAATTGCGGGTGCGCCGCTACAAGCCGTTGGTGGGCGCCGTCATCGAGAACGTCGATTTGTCGAAGCCTCTCTCCGACGACAACCATCAGACACTGCGTCAAGCGCTCGTCGATCACGGTGTGATCTTTTTTCGTGAACAGACGCTCACGCCCAAACAGCACGTTGCGCTCGCGCGCATCTTCGGCAATCCGATCCGCAAGAACATTTATTTGCCCGCCGTGGCGGGGTTTCCGGAAATCGAAGTCATCGCTCATAGCGACAAGACGCGTTCGGGCGGCACGGACAACTGGCATGTCGACGTATCGTGGCAACATCAGCCGCCCAAGGCCACCGTGCTCCATGCGCAGGAAATTCCCGAAGGGGGCGGCGGCGACACGATCTGGTCCTCGTCGGCGGCCGTCTACGACTTGCTGGACGCCGATCTGGCACGCTACTTCGAAAAGCTGACGGCCGTGAACACCTTCATCGCATCGCCGAAAAAAGACGCGTTGTCGGAACTGCTAAGCGGCTATGACATCCCCGAGGGGACGCAGGAAGACAGCGTCGAAGCAGGGCTGGCGCGCGTGCGCGACGCCGCGCAGAAATATCCGCCCATCGAAGTGCCCGTCATCAAGACGCATCCCGAGAACGGCCGCAAGCTCGTGTTCGTCAACGAAGGACATACGAGCCATTTGCTGGGCGTTTCGAAGACAGCCAGCCAGAGCCTGCTCAATTACCTGTACGACCTGATCAAGACACCAGAAGTGCAGGCGCGTTTCGAATGGCGCGCGGGCGATGTCGCGATCTGGGACAACCGGCAGGTGCAGCACTACGCGGCGCGCGATTACGGATCGGCAAAGCGGCGCATTCACCGCATCACGCTGGAACACGATGGCGTGTTTTGA
- a CDS encoding ABC transporter substrate-binding protein, producing the protein MKRRVFHIGRRVAALLGASLIAAAASIPARAQTPEKLELRYQGWASKVLYPELAEDLGYLAPIKLNWVGNTISGPQDIQAAVTGDVDFGGAFNGSIVKLVAAHAPVKAVISYVGTDKETNGGLFVLQDSPVKGARDLIGRKIGVNTPGAYAQYLVTAYLQKSGLSKEEIEKVVFVAAPPVNLAQLLKQKQLDAVFLEDIIKDKLLAEGGARLLTTDYQLLGSFGYASYLFTDKFIAQNPNTVRKFVDGTARAIEWARTTPRAEVVARLKKIVEARHRNEDTSIVNYWKSAGVGGKGGLIAAEDFTTYIDWYVNNGVLKAGQVKPDAVYSNQFNPFNQSVASK; encoded by the coding sequence ATGAAGCGTCGTGTCTTTCACATCGGACGCCGCGTCGCGGCGCTCCTCGGCGCGAGCCTGATCGCAGCCGCGGCGTCCATCCCTGCGCGTGCGCAGACGCCCGAGAAACTCGAGTTGCGGTATCAGGGCTGGGCCAGCAAGGTGCTGTATCCGGAGCTTGCCGAGGATCTCGGTTATCTGGCGCCGATCAAGCTCAACTGGGTCGGCAACACGATCAGCGGCCCGCAGGACATTCAGGCGGCCGTCACGGGCGATGTCGATTTCGGCGGGGCGTTCAATGGCTCGATCGTCAAGCTCGTTGCCGCGCACGCGCCAGTGAAAGCGGTGATCTCTTACGTCGGCACCGATAAGGAGACCAATGGTGGCCTTTTCGTGTTGCAGGACAGTCCTGTCAAGGGGGCGCGTGACCTGATCGGACGCAAGATTGGCGTCAATACGCCGGGCGCGTACGCGCAGTATCTGGTGACGGCCTACCTGCAGAAGTCTGGCTTGTCGAAAGAGGAGATCGAGAAGGTCGTGTTCGTCGCCGCGCCGCCTGTGAATCTTGCGCAGTTGCTCAAACAGAAACAACTCGATGCCGTGTTCCTCGAAGACATCATCAAGGACAAGCTGCTCGCCGAGGGCGGCGCAAGACTGCTCACCACGGACTACCAGTTGCTCGGCTCGTTCGGCTACGCGAGCTACCTGTTCACGGACAAGTTCATCGCGCAGAACCCGAATACCGTGCGCAAGTTCGTCGACGGCACGGCTCGGGCGATCGAGTGGGCACGCACGACGCCGCGCGCCGAGGTCGTCGCGAGACTCAAGAAGATCGTGGAGGCGCGGCATCGGAACGAGGACACCTCGATCGTCAACTACTGGAAGTCGGCGGGCGTGGGCGGCAAGGGCGGTCTGATCGCAGCCGAGGACTTCACGACCTATATCGACTGGTACGTCAACAATGGCGTGCTGAAAGCGGGGCAGGTGAAGCCGGATGCCGTCTATTCGAACCAGTTCAATCCGTTCAACCAGTCGGTGGCGAGCAAATGA
- a CDS encoding N-acyl amino acid synthase FeeM domain-containing protein produces MGYTLLEEGFNSGTVKKTERLPFTIKVVSNRMELDKAVEMRRAAYRRHLPEFAETMGVEALDGAPGTVVLLAQSRLDGGPLGTMRVQTNAFDSLAVEQSVQLPDWLGQARLAEATRLGVARGAIGRMVKVALCKAYYMFCAQNGVDWMLITARSPLDREYEAMLFEDVYGQNEFLPMSHVGGLPHRVMAKPVALVRQRWAKVNHPFYGFFFETDHVDIDVSVASLQGEAGHGIERGRLPDSASDYLRSLSEA; encoded by the coding sequence ATGGGTTATACGTTGCTCGAAGAGGGCTTTAATTCGGGCACGGTAAAGAAAACGGAAAGGCTGCCGTTTACGATAAAGGTGGTAAGTAACCGCATGGAACTCGACAAGGCGGTCGAGATGCGCCGCGCCGCGTACCGGCGGCACTTGCCGGAATTCGCCGAGACCATGGGCGTCGAAGCGCTGGACGGCGCGCCTGGCACGGTCGTGCTGCTCGCGCAATCGCGGCTGGACGGTGGCCCGCTCGGCACCATGCGGGTCCAGACGAACGCCTTCGATTCGCTCGCCGTCGAACAATCGGTCCAGCTGCCGGACTGGTTGGGCCAGGCGCGCCTCGCCGAGGCAACGCGGCTCGGCGTGGCGCGCGGCGCGATCGGGCGGATGGTGAAGGTGGCGCTGTGCAAGGCGTATTACATGTTTTGCGCGCAGAACGGGGTCGACTGGATGTTAATTACTGCGCGTTCGCCGCTCGATCGGGAATACGAGGCGATGCTGTTCGAAGATGTATACGGGCAGAATGAATTCCTGCCGATGTCGCACGTCGGCGGTTTGCCGCATCGGGTAATGGCGAAACCGGTTGCACTGGTCCGTCAGCGCTGGGCGAAGGTCAACCATCCGTTCTACGGGTTCTTCTTCGAAACGGATCACGTCGACATCGACGTCAGCGTCGCATCACTGCAGGGCGAAGCCGGCCACGGCATCGA
- a CDS encoding ABC transporter ATP-binding protein has product MSASISVRNVGKGFHLNRRGHFVVLEDVSFDVAPGEFVALVGPSGCGKTTLLDLIGGLTLPDRGQILVGGREIDGPGLDRGIVFQQYALFPWKTALGNVEFGLEAKGVGKRERRAIAQRFLDLVGLSAFADHYPHQLSGGMKQRVSIARALSYEPDVLLMDEPFAALDAQTRETLQDELLRIWKRTGTTVVFITHSIDEAIYLGQRVLVMAAAPGRITHTLPVHVPREDLSEDVRATPEFVRLRHEIWQLIRQRRSGSHLQVAHAA; this is encoded by the coding sequence ATGAGTGCGTCAATCAGCGTGCGCAACGTCGGCAAGGGTTTTCATTTAAACCGGCGTGGCCATTTCGTGGTGCTGGAAGACGTGTCCTTCGATGTCGCGCCGGGCGAGTTCGTCGCGCTGGTCGGACCGAGCGGATGCGGCAAGACGACCTTGCTCGATCTGATCGGCGGCCTGACGCTGCCCGATCGTGGACAGATACTCGTCGGCGGTCGGGAAATCGACGGGCCTGGACTCGATCGCGGCATCGTGTTCCAGCAGTACGCGCTCTTTCCGTGGAAGACGGCGCTCGGCAATGTCGAGTTCGGACTGGAAGCGAAGGGCGTCGGCAAACGCGAGCGCCGGGCGATTGCGCAGCGTTTTCTGGACCTCGTTGGCTTGAGTGCTTTCGCCGACCACTATCCGCATCAGTTGTCGGGCGGCATGAAACAGCGCGTTTCGATTGCCCGCGCACTGTCGTACGAGCCGGACGTGCTGCTGATGGACGAGCCGTTTGCCGCGCTCGATGCGCAAACGCGCGAGACGCTGCAGGACGAGTTGCTGCGTATCTGGAAACGCACGGGTACGACGGTGGTGTTCATCACGCACTCGATCGACGAAGCCATCTATCTCGGTCAGCGCGTGCTCGTGATGGCGGCGGCGCCGGGACGCATCACGCATACGCTGCCGGTGCATGTGCCGCGCGAAGACCTTTCCGAAGACGTGCGCGCGACGCCAGAATTCGTGCGTCTGCGTCACGAGATCTGGCAGTTGATCCGGCAACGCCGCAGCGGGTCGCATCTTCAGGTGGCCCACGCGGCCTGA